One Candidatus Aramenus sp. CH1 DNA segment encodes these proteins:
- the hemB gene encoding porphobilinogen synthase: MVSFPTLRPRRLRGNKLIRDLVAETSLSEKNLILPIFVKENISEPEKIESMPGVFRYPPNDKLIKFVEDSYDNGIRAVILFGIPAYKDDVASSAYDKNGVIQRSVRLIKETFSDRVIVITDECTDEYTTHGHCGMVKAHNNSYYVDNDESLKVHARIAVSQAEAGADVIAPSSMMDGVVGAIRKTLDESGFTNVLIMSYSVKYASTFYSPFRDAAYSKPAFGDRKTYQMDPRNAYEGLKEVELDINEGADILMVKPAHTYLDVIRLVKENYPEYPLAAYHVSGEYSMIKAAVINGWIDERTAVLEVTTAIRRAGADLILTYYANDIARWLREGLPF; the protein is encoded by the coding sequence ATGGTAAGCTTCCCGACGTTAAGACCGAGGAGGTTAAGGGGCAACAAACTAATTAGGGACCTTGTTGCCGAGACCTCCCTTTCTGAGAAAAACCTCATTCTACCCATATTCGTAAAGGAGAACATATCGGAACCCGAGAAAATTGAAAGCATGCCGGGAGTATTTAGGTATCCCCCTAATGACAAGCTAATAAAGTTCGTGGAGGACAGTTACGATAACGGGATAAGAGCTGTGATCCTTTTCGGAATTCCGGCGTATAAGGACGACGTAGCTAGCTCCGCCTACGACAAGAACGGAGTAATACAAAGGTCGGTGAGGCTCATAAAGGAGACGTTCTCTGACAGAGTAATCGTAATTACAGACGAATGCACAGACGAGTACACTACGCACGGACACTGCGGTATGGTAAAAGCGCACAACAACTCATACTACGTGGATAACGACGAAAGTCTGAAAGTCCACGCTAGGATAGCTGTGTCACAAGCTGAGGCTGGGGCCGACGTGATTGCGCCCTCAAGCATGATGGACGGCGTTGTTGGGGCGATAAGGAAGACACTTGACGAATCGGGGTTCACCAACGTCCTCATCATGTCGTATAGCGTAAAGTACGCTTCCACCTTTTACTCGCCCTTTAGGGATGCTGCGTATTCAAAACCTGCCTTTGGAGACAGGAAGACGTACCAGATGGATCCTAGGAACGCCTACGAGGGCTTAAAGGAGGTGGAGCTGGACATCAACGAGGGAGCAGACATACTAATGGTGAAGCCTGCCCACACCTACTTGGACGTAATAAGGCTAGTCAAGGAGAACTACCCAGAGTACCCGTTAGCTGCATATCACGTCAGCGGGGAATACTCAATGATAAAGGCTGCAGTAATAAATGGCTGGATCGACGAGAGGACAGCTGTGCTGGAAGTAACGACGGCAATTAGGAGGGCCGGCGCGGACCTCATTTTGACATACTACGCTAACGATATAGCCAGATGGCTGAGAGAGGGGTTGCCGTTTTGA
- a CDS encoding glutamyl-tRNA reductase: MNILENEINERYYAIIYTYKTIGIQKLADHYLKEEEIKDLSRHFNGEMALLQTCNRIELYLYTKHPDEVKKLLGYLDHVHTRKISDDAVVLKGIDAVAHLFEVSAGIDSLSIGEYEILSQIKLALQNARRINIAGKHVEVLLDRAIKVGRRVRLSTNISKGKVGVYSLAIELAKVKLGDLSERKICVIGAGEMARKLTFMLNKEGAKNVTILNRTVERAKEIAEKYGYAYGGLDFSVIGNFDVVFSAIYYPSSVEVNGNNLLFDLSSPPVFKGNNVITLEDLQQLSSKYLEQRKKDIEVAKEIIKNSLKEFVKDYENLVYNELISELMGKIEEIREEEVQRAIKKLNDNNKEEILNAMTNSMIKKIFSPLLMKIRLALENNDINYINFILELFNNGKLPDVKTEEVKGQQTN, from the coding sequence ATGAACATACTGGAAAATGAAATAAACGAGAGGTATTACGCCATAATTTACACCTACAAGACGATTGGAATCCAGAAGCTTGCAGACCACTACCTTAAGGAGGAGGAAATCAAGGATCTTTCCAGACACTTCAACGGAGAAATGGCGCTTCTTCAGACTTGCAATAGGATAGAGCTGTACTTGTACACGAAGCACCCCGATGAGGTAAAGAAGTTGTTGGGATACCTTGACCACGTGCACACGAGGAAAATTAGCGACGATGCTGTTGTCTTAAAGGGAATAGACGCAGTTGCTCATCTTTTCGAAGTTTCCGCTGGGATAGACTCCTTATCGATTGGGGAATACGAGATTCTGAGTCAAATTAAGCTAGCTCTACAGAACGCGAGGAGGATCAACATAGCTGGAAAACACGTAGAGGTGCTCTTGGATAGGGCAATTAAGGTGGGAAGGAGAGTCAGACTTTCCACTAACATATCCAAAGGAAAGGTTGGGGTTTACTCGTTAGCCATAGAGCTAGCAAAGGTTAAACTAGGCGACTTGTCTGAGAGGAAAATATGCGTAATAGGCGCGGGTGAGATGGCAAGGAAGCTCACCTTCATGCTAAACAAGGAAGGGGCTAAGAACGTGACGATATTAAATCGTACAGTGGAGAGGGCTAAGGAAATTGCGGAAAAGTACGGATACGCGTACGGTGGACTCGACTTCTCGGTAATTGGAAACTTTGACGTGGTCTTTTCTGCAATATACTACCCCTCGTCTGTAGAAGTTAACGGTAACAACTTGTTGTTCGACCTCTCTTCGCCCCCCGTATTTAAGGGAAACAACGTAATAACTCTGGAAGACCTTCAACAGCTATCGAGTAAGTACTTGGAGCAAAGGAAAAAGGATATTGAAGTGGCCAAGGAAATAATCAAGAATAGTCTAAAGGAGTTCGTAAAGGACTACGAGAACCTGGTGTATAACGAGCTCATTTCCGAGCTAATGGGCAAGATAGAGGAAATAAGGGAGGAGGAAGTCCAAAGGGCCATCAAGAAGTTAAACGACAATAACAAGGAAGAAATCCTCAACGCCATGACTAACTCCATGATAAAGAAGATATTCTCGCCGTTGTTAATGAAGATAAGGCTCGCTCTAGAGAACAACGACATAAACTACATTAACTTCATACTCGAACTATTTAATAATGGTAAGCTTCCCGACGTTAAGACCGAGGAGGTTAAGGGGCAACAAACTAATTAG
- a CDS encoding bifunctional precorrin-2 dehydrogenase/sirohydrochlorin ferrochelatase, giving the protein MSLHYFPVFLNLNDLKVLVIGGGFVGTKRALKLSAYTPNVTVFSLEFSKELKESNLKLIKGNARDIKEDFLRQFDIIFLATGDPQLNRSICLMAKKLGKLCNDPNDPEISSFIMPIFYEDEDIGIAVTTYGKSSTVSKYVMEKIMENVLNDPTIKTYVELMYEIKRELKKKINDPAVRYTLYHEIFNDEKFENFIKNKDILNARSRAEEIVNEHTGK; this is encoded by the coding sequence GTGTCTTTACACTACTTCCCAGTGTTTCTAAATCTCAACGATCTCAAAGTCCTTGTCATTGGCGGGGGATTCGTGGGGACAAAGAGGGCTTTGAAGCTTTCTGCTTACACCCCTAACGTCACCGTATTTAGCCTTGAGTTCTCGAAGGAACTCAAGGAGTCAAACCTAAAGTTAATAAAGGGGAATGCCAGGGACATCAAGGAGGACTTCCTAAGGCAGTTCGACATAATTTTCCTTGCTACTGGTGATCCGCAGCTGAACAGGAGTATTTGTCTCATGGCCAAGAAGCTAGGTAAACTGTGTAACGACCCCAACGACCCTGAGATCTCCTCCTTCATTATGCCGATATTCTACGAAGACGAGGACATTGGAATAGCCGTAACCACGTACGGGAAGTCAAGTACCGTTTCCAAGTACGTAATGGAGAAAATTATGGAGAACGTCTTGAACGATCCCACAATTAAGACGTACGTAGAACTGATGTACGAGATCAAACGGGAGCTAAAGAAAAAAATAAATGACCCAGCAGTAAGATATACTTTATATCACGAAATATTTAATGACGAAAAATTCGAAAATTTCATAAAAAATAAAGATATATTAAACGCGAGAAGTAGGGCGGAGGAGATAGTAAATGAACATACTGGAAAATGA
- the fen gene encoding flap endonuclease-1, producing the protein MGVDLSDLIEDVKKEISLSELRGKKVSVDAYNALYQFLTAIRQPDGTPLMDSQGRITSHLSGVFYRTINLVEEGIIPIYVFDGKPPELKAEELERRRQIKEEAERKLEKAKEEGKVTEMRKYSQMSTRLTNQMADEGKKLLKAMGIPIVQAPSEGEAESAYLNAQGLTYASASQDYDSLLFGAKTLIRNLTVTGKRKLPNKDVYVEVRPERIDLDQVLKKLGITREQLIDIAILIGTDYDPEGIKGVGPKTAYKLIKKYGKIEKAVEAGEIPKKEITFDVEKIRELFMKPEVTTPSEPLEIGSPNDEEVIAILVNEHNFNEERVRNGLDRLKKAMKEAKGFSRQTGLDQWF; encoded by the coding sequence ATAGGCGTAGATCTCTCCGATCTAATAGAGGACGTAAAAAAGGAGATCTCGCTGTCAGAACTTAGGGGAAAGAAGGTCAGCGTTGACGCATACAACGCCCTCTACCAGTTCTTGACCGCTATAAGACAACCTGACGGGACACCACTAATGGACTCCCAGGGAAGGATTACGAGTCACCTAAGCGGTGTCTTTTACAGGACTATAAACCTTGTTGAGGAAGGAATCATACCTATTTACGTATTCGACGGGAAACCCCCAGAGTTAAAGGCAGAGGAACTGGAGAGGAGGAGACAAATTAAGGAGGAGGCAGAGAGGAAACTGGAGAAGGCAAAGGAGGAAGGAAAGGTAACGGAGATGAGGAAGTACTCGCAGATGTCCACTAGGCTAACTAATCAGATGGCAGATGAGGGTAAAAAACTACTTAAAGCTATGGGAATTCCCATTGTTCAAGCCCCGTCGGAAGGTGAGGCCGAGTCAGCCTACCTAAACGCTCAAGGATTGACTTACGCCTCAGCCAGTCAAGACTACGATTCCCTTCTCTTTGGCGCAAAGACCTTGATTAGGAACTTGACTGTTACGGGAAAAAGAAAGCTACCAAACAAAGACGTCTACGTTGAGGTAAGGCCCGAGAGGATTGATTTAGACCAAGTTCTGAAGAAACTTGGGATAACGAGGGAGCAGTTAATCGATATAGCTATCCTAATAGGCACAGACTACGACCCCGAGGGAATAAAGGGGGTAGGCCCTAAGACCGCCTACAAGCTCATAAAGAAGTACGGAAAGATAGAGAAGGCCGTAGAGGCTGGGGAGATACCAAAAAAGGAGATCACCTTCGACGTAGAAAAGATAAGGGAACTCTTCATGAAGCCAGAAGTTACAACTCCTTCAGAACCGTTGGAAATAGGGTCACCTAACGACGAAGAGGTAATAGCAATTCTCGTAAACGAGCACAACTTTAACGAGGAGAGGGTAAGGAACGGGTTGGACAGGCTCAAGAAGGCTATGAAGGAGGCTAAGGGCTTTTCTAGACAAACGGGGTTGGACCAGTGGTTCTAA
- a CDS encoding CDC48 family AAA ATPase: protein MSASFQSQPNQRREVVLKVLEARQKDVGRGRVRIDTDIMASIDVSPGDVVEIEGQRKTAAIAWPLAPEDMTGEKDIIRMDGITRKNAGVSIGDKVIVRKANVKTATSIKLAPSNFSITVDPGFVAYVKKKLKEFPFVEGDTVLIPVLGQAIPFTVVQVRPPGVVMITDETSITISDKPIEQSRYPRVTYEDIGGMKNVIQKIRELVELPLRHPELFKRLGIEPPKGILLYGPPGVGKTLLAKAVANETEAYFTSINGPEIMSKFYGESEQRLREIFDDAKKHAPAIIFIDEIDAIAPKRDEVIGEVERRVVAQLLTLMDGLENRGNVIVIAATNRPNAVDPALRRPGRFDREIEIPLPDKQGRLEILQIHTRNMPLAKDVDLERIADITHGYTGADLSALVREAAMIALRRYLPMIDISQDKIPPEILEQMEVKMEDFLKAHKEIVPSGFREIYIEVPEVRWNDIGGLDDIKEELREVAEYPLKFQEYYETAGIEPPKGILLFGPPGTGKTMLAKAVATESGANFIAVKGPEVLSKWVGESEKAIREIFRKARMYAPAVIFFDEIDAIAPMRGISSDTGVTERLVNQMLAEMDGIEKLDNVIIIAATNRPDILDPALLRPGRFEKLIYVPPPDKQARYEILRVHTRKVALNDDVNLEEISEKTEGYTGADLAAIVREAAMIAVREGMRGCITKVSELCPSDDRDCRDLKMKECMSGSSIKIEMRHLEEAMRKVKPSVTPDMIRFYQSWVEKARQQLPKQAIKPSTFA from the coding sequence TTGAGTGCTAGTTTTCAGTCACAACCTAATCAAAGACGCGAAGTAGTGCTTAAGGTCCTCGAGGCTAGGCAAAAGGACGTAGGTAGAGGGAGAGTCAGAATTGACACTGACATAATGGCGTCTATTGACGTTAGCCCAGGCGACGTAGTGGAGATAGAAGGACAGAGGAAAACTGCAGCCATAGCGTGGCCGTTAGCACCAGAGGACATGACAGGAGAAAAGGACATCATAAGGATGGACGGGATAACCAGGAAGAACGCTGGCGTGTCCATAGGTGATAAGGTCATAGTAAGGAAAGCCAACGTTAAGACGGCCACGTCCATCAAGCTCGCCCCCTCCAACTTCTCCATCACCGTGGATCCAGGGTTCGTGGCCTACGTGAAGAAAAAACTGAAGGAGTTCCCATTTGTGGAAGGAGACACAGTACTAATCCCAGTGCTCGGTCAAGCTATACCCTTCACTGTAGTCCAAGTTAGGCCCCCTGGAGTGGTAATGATCACAGACGAGACTAGCATAACTATAAGCGACAAACCCATAGAGCAGAGCAGGTACCCAAGGGTAACTTATGAAGACATAGGCGGAATGAAGAACGTAATACAGAAGATCAGGGAACTCGTGGAGCTTCCCTTGAGGCATCCAGAGCTCTTCAAGAGGCTTGGAATAGAACCACCTAAGGGGATATTACTATACGGCCCTCCTGGCGTGGGCAAGACACTACTTGCTAAGGCAGTTGCCAACGAGACTGAAGCGTATTTCACTTCCATAAACGGCCCAGAGATAATGAGTAAGTTCTACGGCGAGAGCGAGCAGAGGCTAAGGGAGATATTCGACGATGCGAAGAAGCACGCACCCGCGATAATATTCATAGACGAGATAGATGCCATAGCCCCCAAGAGAGACGAAGTAATAGGAGAAGTAGAGAGGAGGGTGGTGGCACAGCTACTGACGTTAATGGACGGCCTGGAAAACAGAGGTAATGTAATTGTTATTGCTGCAACCAATAGGCCAAATGCAGTAGATCCAGCACTGAGGAGGCCGGGCAGGTTTGACAGGGAAATAGAGATCCCACTTCCAGATAAGCAGGGTAGGCTTGAGATACTGCAGATACACACCAGGAACATGCCCCTGGCCAAGGACGTGGACTTGGAGAGGATAGCTGACATAACCCACGGCTACACTGGTGCCGACCTTTCTGCCCTTGTTAGAGAAGCCGCTATGATAGCCCTAAGGAGGTACCTGCCAATGATAGACATTAGCCAGGACAAGATACCGCCAGAGATCCTAGAGCAAATGGAAGTGAAAATGGAGGACTTCCTGAAGGCCCATAAGGAGATAGTCCCCAGCGGCTTCAGAGAGATCTACATAGAAGTTCCCGAGGTAAGATGGAACGACATAGGAGGTTTGGACGATATCAAGGAAGAGCTGAGGGAAGTGGCAGAATACCCGCTAAAGTTCCAGGAGTACTACGAGACTGCTGGCATTGAACCGCCCAAGGGCATACTCCTCTTCGGCCCGCCTGGCACCGGTAAGACTATGCTGGCTAAGGCTGTGGCAACTGAGAGCGGCGCCAACTTCATAGCGGTGAAGGGACCAGAGGTGCTCTCCAAGTGGGTTGGGGAGAGCGAGAAGGCAATAAGGGAGATATTCAGGAAGGCGAGGATGTACGCGCCAGCTGTGATCTTCTTCGACGAAATAGACGCAATAGCTCCGATGAGGGGTATATCCAGTGACACTGGAGTCACTGAGAGATTAGTAAACCAAATGTTGGCTGAAATGGACGGGATAGAGAAGTTGGACAACGTCATCATAATAGCAGCCACCAACAGGCCGGACATCCTAGACCCCGCCCTATTGAGGCCAGGAAGGTTCGAAAAACTAATTTACGTCCCACCCCCAGACAAGCAGGCTAGGTACGAAATATTAAGGGTACACACAAGAAAGGTGGCTCTAAATGACGACGTTAACCTAGAGGAGATATCTGAGAAGACTGAGGGTTACACTGGTGCAGACCTTGCTGCCATAGTAAGGGAAGCTGCTATGATTGCGGTTAGAGAAGGGATGAGAGGGTGCATAACCAAAGTAAGCGAGCTCTGCCCAAGTGATGACAGGGACTGCAGAGATCTTAAGATGAAAGAGTGCATGAGCGGATCTAGCATAAAGATAGAGATGAGACACTTAGAGGAGGCAATGAGGAAGGTGAAGCCATCTGTGACGCCTGACATGATAAGGTTCTATCAGAGCTGGGTGGAGAAGGCAAGGCAGCAATTACCAAAGCAGGCCATAAAGCCTAGCACCTTTGCGTGA
- a CDS encoding elongation factor 1-beta, translated as MADMLVVLKVYPEGDEVDLNKVSEEVTKKLPQGYKLIRKETEPIAFGINALILYIQMSEQSEGGTDELESIASQVEGVSHAEVVGMTRLGF; from the coding sequence ATGGCAGACATGCTGGTTGTGTTAAAGGTGTACCCTGAAGGGGACGAAGTGGACCTAAACAAGGTATCTGAGGAAGTAACGAAGAAACTACCACAAGGCTATAAGTTGATTAGGAAAGAGACCGAGCCAATCGCGTTCGGTATAAACGCTTTGATCTTGTACATACAGATGTCAGAACAGAGCGAGGGAGGGACTGACGAGCTGGAGAGCATAGCGTCCCAAGTTGAAGGAGTTAGCCACGCTGAAGTCGTTGGAATGACGAGGTTGGGTTTTTAA
- a CDS encoding zinc finger domain-containing protein, whose product MSVKLSLKEEIVPPVCSSCGRLIHPREKGVEFYCPNCGEVLIQRDKYCRLQGVEYTCPKCGFTGP is encoded by the coding sequence ATGTCAGTGAAGCTTAGCCTAAAAGAGGAGATTGTGCCTCCCGTGTGTTCCAGCTGCGGTAGGCTCATTCATCCAAGGGAAAAGGGCGTCGAGTTCTATTGCCCCAACTGCGGAGAAGTCCTTATACAGAGGGACAAGTACTGTAGGTTGCAAGGCGTGGAGTACACTTGCCCGAAGTGTGGGTTTACCGGTCCTTGA
- the pth2 gene encoding peptidyl-tRNA hydrolase Pth2, with protein sequence MVVMVRSDLKLGKGKIAAQVAHAAVTLVLEIIEGKNEKWKEWLFRWIEEGQPKIVVKVDSFAQLNERLQRARAKGLPTTIIMDAGKTQVEPGTITCGGIGPAEDSLVDEITGDLKLL encoded by the coding sequence ATGGTCGTAATGGTCAGGAGCGACTTAAAGCTGGGCAAAGGTAAGATAGCTGCCCAAGTAGCTCACGCCGCAGTGACCCTAGTCTTGGAGATAATTGAGGGAAAGAACGAGAAGTGGAAGGAATGGCTCTTTAGGTGGATAGAGGAAGGGCAACCAAAGATAGTAGTCAAAGTGGACTCATTTGCTCAGCTTAACGAAAGGTTACAGAGGGCTAGAGCAAAGGGGTTACCCACAACGATCATTATGGACGCTGGGAAAACTCAAGTAGAGCCAGGAACCATTACGTGCGGAGGGATAGGTCCTGCAGAGGACTCGCTAGTCGACGAGATCACCGGTGACCTGAAATTACTTTAG
- a CDS encoding tRNA pseudouridine(13) synthase TruD yields the protein MEIPRPEGFKVVEKIGEIPATEWRGREQGRYAFFLLEKVNRDHFSVLNELERVLGSKVRYLGIKDANAITYQLVYVKAPSKVTEYVGEGFKITLRGYYDGKVSHGGNEFTIRLVSDKLAEIEERVKEITKDPYVPNFIGYQRFGTRRPITHVVGYYLLRRDWCNALFHILGRPFYSESETMRKARKLVDEGRLEEALKELPGKFKQERVLLKNYLRKVDCYSALKSSLIPLSFYVEAFQSYLFNKYLSRKMDEVKRDKETYLTLPVEPSKCDDVCREVLQEEGICLAEFKVPELKVNLRELTRKAFVKVRNIRFQDGTLTFEIERGAYATIVLKELLNADPLKIT from the coding sequence GTGGAAATCCCAAGGCCTGAGGGCTTTAAGGTCGTAGAGAAGATAGGGGAAATACCAGCCACCGAGTGGAGGGGTAGAGAACAGGGAAGGTACGCCTTCTTCCTCCTTGAAAAGGTAAATAGAGACCACTTTTCCGTTTTGAACGAGCTGGAGAGAGTTCTCGGTAGCAAGGTAAGGTACCTGGGAATAAAGGACGCCAACGCTATAACTTACCAATTGGTCTACGTAAAGGCGCCATCAAAGGTCACGGAATATGTAGGTGAGGGGTTCAAGATAACGCTCAGGGGGTACTACGACGGTAAGGTGTCCCACGGAGGCAACGAGTTTACCATAAGGCTAGTTAGTGATAAGCTGGCTGAAATAGAGGAAAGGGTCAAGGAAATTACGAAGGATCCCTACGTGCCGAACTTTATAGGCTACCAGAGGTTCGGCACCAGAAGGCCAATAACCCACGTTGTGGGGTACTACCTCCTAAGGAGGGACTGGTGTAACGCTCTCTTCCACATCCTGGGCAGGCCCTTTTACTCAGAGTCCGAGACAATGAGAAAAGCCAGGAAATTGGTGGACGAGGGGCGCCTAGAAGAGGCCTTAAAGGAACTCCCAGGGAAGTTTAAGCAGGAGAGGGTTCTCCTTAAGAATTACTTGAGGAAAGTGGACTGCTATTCTGCCCTCAAAAGCTCCCTAATTCCCTTGTCCTTTTACGTCGAGGCATTCCAGTCATACCTCTTCAATAAATACCTTTCGAGGAAAATGGACGAGGTAAAACGAGATAAGGAAACCTACTTGACCCTCCCGGTTGAACCAAGTAAGTGCGACGACGTATGTAGGGAAGTATTACAGGAAGAAGGAATATGCCTTGCTGAGTTTAAAGTCCCGGAACTTAAGGTAAATCTGAGGGAACTAACGAGAAAAGCCTTTGTTAAGGTAAGGAATATTAGGTTTCAGGATGGGACACTTACCTTTGAGATAGAGAGGGGTGCATATGCTACAATAGTTTTAAAGGAGTTACTTAACGCAGATCCTCTAAAAATAACTTGA